The proteins below come from a single Chryseobacterium bernardetii genomic window:
- a CDS encoding phage holin family protein, protein MNLIIRLFVTAIVAYLLTKILPGVHFEGFSSAIIFALVLGVLNIFVKPILSLFGLPLTILTLGFFALVINAGIILIADYFIDSMVVDGFWWAFIFSILLSIVTSLANSMFSDGD, encoded by the coding sequence ATGAACTTAATTATCCGTTTGTTTGTCACTGCCATAGTGGCCTATCTTTTAACCAAAATTCTGCCGGGAGTACATTTTGAAGGGTTTTCATCGGCAATTATCTTTGCCCTTGTACTTGGTGTTTTAAACATATTTGTAAAGCCGATTTTAAGCCTTTTTGGGCTTCCGCTTACTATCCTGACCTTAGGATTCTTTGCATTGGTTATTAATGCAGGAATTATCCTTATTGCCGATTATTTCATAGACAGCATGGTGGTAGATGGTTTCTGGTGGGCTTTTATCTTCAGTATATTATTATCAATTGTGACTTCTCTGGCGAACTCAATGTTTTCGGATGGAGATTAA
- a CDS encoding lipocalin-like domain-containing protein, giving the protein MKNLIYILFILFFSVTYGQKPTIQIQNQLIGVWTLVLVENINEAGSKTKPYGDHPVGNLIFTDTNYAIQILKANRPKIVANDKDKATPEEYKALVQGNNSHFGTYILDQDKKKITFNIKHAFYPNWEGTQQIRSYLLDHDTLTYRVTNTTNGGSISAIVKWKKYK; this is encoded by the coding sequence ATGAAAAATCTTATTTACATACTATTTATCCTGTTTTTTTCTGTTACTTACGGACAGAAACCAACAATACAGATACAGAATCAGCTTATTGGAGTCTGGACTCTCGTTTTGGTAGAAAATATCAATGAGGCAGGCAGCAAAACCAAACCTTATGGAGATCACCCTGTGGGAAACCTTATTTTTACAGATACAAACTATGCCATTCAAATATTAAAAGCCAACCGTCCTAAAATTGTGGCAAATGATAAAGATAAAGCCACTCCTGAAGAGTATAAAGCATTGGTTCAGGGAAATAACTCTCACTTTGGAACCTACATCCTTGATCAAGATAAAAAGAAAATTACATTTAATATTAAACATGCTTTTTATCCCAATTGGGAAGGGACACAACAAATCAGGTCTTATTTACTTGATCATGATACATTAACCTACAGGGTAACCAATACCACCAATGGAGGTTCAATATCAGCCATTGTAAAGTGGAAAAAATACAAATAG
- a CDS encoding short chain dehydrogenase → MKIIIIGATGTLGKIVTHSLREHEIITVGRNIGDLIADISIASSIENLYKKISNIDAVICLAGDSITAPLPEMNEKKYWAGIEQKLLPQINLVLSGMHFLNDNGSFTLISGKMGEVPTKGSSGKALINGALHSFVTAAAQELPRGIRLNIVSPSKVSDITDEDLEKAYRKCIETSINGEIVRVGYTI, encoded by the coding sequence ATGAAAATCATCATCATCGGTGCGACAGGCACACTTGGAAAAATTGTCACTCACTCTTTACGTGAACATGAGATCATTACTGTTGGACGGAATATAGGAGATCTAATTGCTGATATTTCAATAGCATCCTCCATTGAAAATTTATATAAAAAAATATCGAATATCGATGCGGTTATTTGTCTGGCCGGAGACAGCATTACAGCTCCTCTGCCAGAGATGAATGAAAAGAAATATTGGGCGGGTATTGAACAAAAGCTGTTGCCACAAATTAACCTTGTGCTTTCAGGCATGCATTTTTTGAATGACAACGGCTCATTTACCCTTATATCTGGAAAAATGGGTGAAGTTCCAACAAAAGGATCCTCAGGAAAAGCACTTATAAATGGAGCTTTACATAGTTTTGTGACTGCTGCTGCACAAGAATTACCAAGAGGTATAAGACTTAATATAGTAAGCCCGTCCAAGGTTTCAGATATTACTGATGAAGATCTGGAAAAAGCCTATAGAAAATGTATTGAAACTTCAATTAATGGAGAAATAGTAAGAGTAGGTTATACTATTTAA
- a CDS encoding AraC family transcriptional regulator, with protein MKRAVLHQQYEIELKELKEYSTSSKQNSFFELIYIIEGTGLQFVNKNHFHYRKGNLFLLTPQDSYSFTVEQQTTFFFLRFNESYIREKSDKDPETATQIKYILQNASHRPGCILKNRTDKPLIFSMVKAILDEHAKQQIYYTRISEQIVNTIITIVARNIALKLPKNIKENTGEPILEILNYIQQNIFEPDHLKTEHLSRYFNISPNYLGRYFKRQTGETLQSYITHYKLRLVEVRLLHSDMRMNEIAYELNFTDESHLNRIFKKYKGMNPTEFKKNNENLL; from the coding sequence ATGAAACGAGCAGTTTTACACCAGCAGTATGAAATCGAGTTGAAGGAATTGAAAGAGTATAGTACATCTTCAAAACAAAATAGTTTCTTCGAATTGATTTATATTATAGAGGGAACGGGACTTCAATTTGTTAACAAGAACCATTTTCATTATAGAAAAGGAAATTTATTTTTATTAACACCTCAAGATTCTTATTCTTTTACTGTTGAGCAGCAGACTACATTCTTTTTTCTGAGGTTTAATGAATCCTATATAAGAGAAAAATCTGATAAAGATCCGGAAACAGCCACCCAGATAAAATATATTTTACAAAATGCAAGTCACAGACCAGGATGTATTTTAAAAAATAGAACAGATAAACCTTTGATTTTTTCAATGGTAAAAGCTATTCTTGATGAGCATGCAAAACAGCAGATTTATTATACCCGTATTTCAGAACAGATCGTTAATACAATCATTACCATTGTAGCGAGAAATATTGCTTTGAAGCTGCCTAAGAATATAAAGGAAAATACAGGCGAACCTATTCTTGAAATATTAAACTATATACAGCAAAACATATTTGAGCCTGATCATCTTAAGACAGAGCATTTAAGTCGTTATTTTAATATTTCCCCTAATTATTTAGGACGATATTTTAAAAGACAGACAGGCGAAACGTTGCAAAGCTATATTACGCATTATAAACTTAGATTGGTGGAAGTAAGATTATTGCATAGTGATATGCGAATGAATGAAATTGCTTATGAATTGAACTTTACAGATGAGAGTCACCTGAATCGTATTTTTAAAAAGTACAAGGGAATGAATCCTACTGAGTTTAAAAAAAATAATGAAAACCTACTATAA